The genomic segment ATTCCGGTGTTGCCGCTGGTTGCATCGAGCAGCGTCTTGCCATGCGCCAGCAGCCCGCGGTCGAGCGCGTCACGCACCATCGACCACGCAGCGCGGTCCTTCACGCTTCCGGCGGGGTTCACCCACTCGGCCTTGGCCAGAAGAGTGATACCCGGCAGATCGCGAGCGACCTTCTCCAGGCGCAACAGAGGTGTGTTGCCGATGCGGTCAGCCACCAGCAACCCAGGCCGAGGATGCGTGGGCGTCGTCTTCATTCGTTTCGAGCGGGGAAGCGGCTATCATAAAGAGTGCGGAAGTTTTCGCAACTCTTGTCCTTATCCTCGCAGATTGGTGCGCATCATGGCTCGCAAGACGAAGAAGAACCGAAACTTTGAAGAGATGCTGGACGCGCTGCGCGCCCAGGGATTCGATGTGACTCCCTACGCGGGCGTCGACCACGGCATGCAGGTTTCAAAGAACGGCGTAGCCGCAGTGATCGTGCCCGGCGTAACAGATGCAAAGTGGGAGAGCGGCGGCGAGAAGCTGGCCGTAACGCCCGGTTTGCTGGTGCGCGGCGAAATTGCCCGCCTGCTTGATCGCGGCTATCAGAAATTCCTGGCGACGGCCAAGTTCGAATTACCCGCGACCGCGGCGCAGTTGCAGGCCATCCACGCCTTCACTGAGGAACTGAACCTCGTCACCGGCGCGCTCGGCTTGTTCAACGAGTCGCTCGGCACAACCAGTGACGTGTACCTCTACGATCGTGTGCGCGGACGCGAAGAGGAAAAGCAAAAGCCGCCGCGTCCCTGGGAACTGTCCGAAGGCCATTGAAACTGCGCTGAGGTACGTCTGTACATCGCGCACATTGGTCGCCTCCGGCCTCTCCGGCCCTTCCTTGCGGCTCCTTCCTGCCGCAAGGACTCAACCCCACCCAGAACACCTTACGACGCCACCGCTAGCTGCTGATGCACGATCCGCGTGCTTCCCTTGCGCGGCCCGCGCTTGCGCGCGCTCATCACCTTGATGCGATCGAGCAGATCGTGCGCCGTGCAGTTCTTCTTGGCCAGCAGCAAATCCGCGCCGTGCAGCGAATCTCCCATCTTGGCCGGATCGCCGAGCAGGATCATCGGAATATGCGAAGCGATGTGTTTCAGGCGTTTCACCAGCTGGTCCCCATTCATCTGCGGCATTAGAAAATCTGTCAGCACCAGGTCGACCGGCATCTCCGAGAAGACTGCAATCGCATCGTGCGCGTTGTTGGCCGATACCACCCGGTATCCATTGGTTGACAGCATGAACTTCAACACTGAGAGTTCCTGTTCGTTGTCGTCGACGCAGAGAATGATCTTTTTGGGACGCATGGAAACTTCTTCGCTCCTTCACTCCGAAAATTGTTCTTGTCACCAGAGACACACGATTCCTGTCCCGCCTGAAGGCAGGTTTTCGTGGTCCAAATACCTATGCGCTTGGCCGCAGAAGGCTGTGCTTCCGGGTGGATTCGTACGTCGCAGCGTGGATGCGTGATCAGTTTCCCTGGCGGGCAAACCTCTCCGCAAGACACTCTCCGACAATCGGGGGCCCGGCAACAAGCAGCCTTCTCACGCGACCAGATTGCGTTGGAAGCCTGTTCAACTCCGGCTTATTCGCCGGCTGAATTCTTGTTCAATGCTTGGCAAGAGTACGGTGATCGGAATCGCGTGTGAAGGGGGAAAAAGAAGCGAAACATCGCAGTGGAAAACCAGGACATGCAGAGGGAAATTGCATAGCCCGCACAAACGAAAGCATTTTTTAATATGAATTCCTGTTGAAAGCGTGTGTATCACGGCAGGAAAAGCTGGCCTTTTGCAACAACGATGGTGCTACCCGCCACTCGAACATCCGTCACCCTCACACCGCTCCCATGCGCAGTGAGAAAAAGCTCACTCGGCCGCCCGATCTCCATGCCCTGCCTCACCAGAACCTTCTCGTCCGGCCGCACAATGCCCTTCCCCACCAGGTAGCTGATCGCGCACCCGGCTGCCGAACCTGTGGCTGGATCTTCTCCGCCGTAAAACTGCATCCTCGATCGAAAACTCGCACCCTCCCCCTGCGCCTCATCGCCCTCTGGAGCCATCACATAGAACCAGCGCGCACCCCGTGCCCTGAGCCAGGCAGTCGCCCTATTCTGGTTCACGCGCAGTCGCCTCAGTGCCTCCACTGAGCGCAGCAGAACGATCGCGAAGGCCGTGCCCGTGGACACCACCTGCGGAGTGGCCCGCGCGTCAAGATCGTCGATACCTAGGCCGCAAAGCCCGGCCACTTCTCCGCGGTCGAGTTCCGCTCCAAACTCGGGATCGCGTTGCGTCATCTCTCCGTAGAGGCCGTCGCCGCTGAACCGCACCGGAATCGGCCCCACATTCTCGGCCAGCTTCACAGTCTCGTCGCGAACCGTCTCCGGCGCACTCAGCTTCAGAACGCTGGCCGTGCCCAGGGTCGGATGCCCGGCAAACGGCAGTTCTTCCTCCGTGGTGAAGATCCGCACCCGCACGCCTTCTCCGGCTTCAACCTCCGCGGCGCGACGCTCCACGAACGTCGTCTCCGAAAGGTTGAACTCCTTGGCGATGGTCTGCATCTGTTCGGTGCTCAGCCCGGCGGTGTTCATCACAACCGCAAGCGGATTGCCCGCGAACGCCTCGCTGCTGAACACGTCGGCAATGTAGTATTCGAGAACTGCGCTCATCTCTACCTCCAGGTCCCTACCCTGAAGGTAGGCTATCGCCCCGACTGCACGATAGCTTTCGCGGACTGATGGCCAAAAAATGCGCCATGGCGGAAAGAGAGAAACGCGGCTCTGATGCTCAAGCAGGGATCGAATCTATGGGCCGAACAAGGCACTGCCCGTCTAACTAATCTTCTTATCCAGCGCGATCAGAGGCCGCGGCAGACGCGTGCCTGCGCGATCCAGGAATAAGCGCATCCGCAGAGCCTCTGCACGCTCCACAGCCACCAGACGAACCTGGCGCCGAATGTGATCCTGATCAGTGAGAAACTGAAGCTGCGCCTCGTCGAAGTCTGCTCCCTCTTCAAGCCGCGCGATCCGCTCTTCGATGCTGCGTCGAAACCGCGGACTGATTTCGAATCCCTCTTGCACCATCGGCTCCCGCATCATGGCTTTCTCCTGCTTTCTACTATCGAGCTCAAGTTTTCTTTTACAGAGCCGATAGTAGAGATGAGCCGAATTATGCGCCAGATTACGACTTCCCTCCATGCCACTCATACAAAAGTAACGATTTGTCTCGAAACGCTACAGTGTCCGATTTTGCGGCAGTTTTCCCGTTCGCACCTTAGATCTGCCTTCTAAGTCGCCCTAACTCGCGATAACTCGAACCTACTTCGCTTTGCTGGCTCTGGTTCCCGCATCGGCGACAGCAAGCACGATGTGCGTGCCGTCTTCCAGGTGCACATTCTGCAGGTTACCAATCAGCGCTCCAGAGGCATTCGCAAACGGCTGCCCGTCCGCATTCGCCGCCAGCAGCACGCCGGGAACACCGGTCGTCTCGATCGTCACATCGCCCTGCCGCGACACCACCGTTCCCGTCGCATTCTTTCCAGTGGGAGCGCTGCCGCCAATCGACGACATAGATCCGCGCACAGCGCGCCCGTCTGCCCGATCGGCAGGCGCAACTGCGGCCGTGCCGCCCATAGTCTGACTCTCCTCCGCCGCAGTATTGACTGACTGCAGCACCGACTTGATGGGCAGGCTCTTTCCGCTCGTCAACTGTGCGCGATCAAACACGACCGTCACTTTCGCGTTTCCGCTTGCATTCCCGGCCGGCTGCGCATCCACAACGCGTCCCATGATCTTCGATCCCGTGGGGATCACCACTCCACCCGCAGTGGAGGCCTTGTCCGTCGTGCGCACGATGACGGCATCTCCCGCCTTCGCCGTCGCGGAATCGACTTTGTTCTCGAGGATCCCAGCTACCGGGCGAAGCCGTCCGTTATTCACTTCCGGGGCACTCGCGGTGCTTGTGACAGCAACAGCCCTCTGATTGGACTTCTGCGCTGCGTCAGGCTGGTGCTGTGCTGCTGCGTCAGCCGGCTGCAACTGTGAGGGCAAGGTCCCCGCTGTCTGTTGCGCCCCCAGTGAAACGTTGATAAGTCCGGCCAGCGTGAGAACCGGAAGATATAGCTTTAGGTTTCGCATAGATAAATAAACCTCCGTCGGTTTCCCACCCCCAGGCCCGGTGATATACCGGCGAATGCGGGAAACACAACGGAGGTTCTTGCAGCGCCCATGCCAATGGACGAAGAACAACAATTTCGAGCGAAGAGACTCGTTACAAACGTCTTACACGCCAGGCAACCCTTGCAGCGCACCGTGGGAATGCGAAAATGTTTCGCTTCGGCGCGTAAATTCGGCCACATCTATCTCGGCCGGGATCCGGAATAGCTTCTGGCTTTGCGGCCGGGGGAGGCTTAATTCGCCCGGCCGCGAAGCCAAACCAAGGCTACTTTTCAACCGCGGAAGACACTCCCAAAACCATCTGGGTGCCGTTGTCGAGATGTACGTTCCTGTTCGAAGCAGAAAGCATTCCTGAGGCCGCGCCGGAGGCATCGCCGCCCAGCATCACTCCCGGAACGCCTGTTGCATGCGTGCCCAGCGAGCCGGCGCCCGCCCCAGTGAGGGCGCCGTGACCCGCATTTGCCGTCGTGCCGCCGGCCGCGCCCAGCGTCCCGTGCGCAGCAGAACCCAGTCCTGCGCCGGCACTGGTCGTGCCCGATCCCACGGCACTTACGGTTCCCCCAGCTACAGAGCCAGCGGACCCCAGGGCCCCGCGGCTTCCCCCGCCGACAAGCCCACCGCCCGAACGAACGCCCATGGCCCCCCCGCCAACGCCCGCGCCGCCGGGGGCTGGCGCCGATGCAAACATATCCTCGTCTCCCGCCGCAGCCGCATTCACGGCTGCAGCCGAAGGCGAAACCGACTCAATCACCGAATGAATGGCCATGCTCTCGCCGTTGCGCAGCTCAGCGCGATCAAAGGCCACCCCCAGCTCGGAATCCTGATTCCCGCTGCCGTGCGCCTTCACATCGGTCACATGCCCAATCAGCCTGCTGCCCTTGGGGATTTCCCGGCCCTCTGCGGTGCGCGCCTTCTGCGTGGTCTTCATCACCACCGGATCGCCCACTTTGGCGGTCTTCGAATCGAGCCTTCCAACCAGTTCTCCATTCACGGGAGTCATCTGTACAGTTCCGGCGGCTGATCCGCCGCTGGCTGCATTGGCAGAGCCGAGGCTGTTCGTCGCCGACGCATTGCCCGCAGCCGAAGCCTGCGCGCTACCGCCCTGGCGGCTGGCCTGGGCGCTAGCACTAGCCGACTGGCCAGCCTGCACTCCGGGCGCAGACGCCGACGCGGATTGTTGAGTGGAACCGCTTGCCTTTTGCGAGACAACAGGGAAAGAAGAGCAAAGTACGACCGCAACCGCGAGAACCATAAAGGTCTTCATGGATTCGTATCTCCTGAATTGTTTGTTGGTTATCCGCTTTCTCTGATCGGCCGCTCCCAGTCCGGCCGGGAAATGCAATGTCAACGCCTGACCTATATGCATCTGGCGCGCCAAACCGGCCCAAATACCGCAAGCCCCAGATTTTCAGCGGTTTGGTTCCGAACCACGAAAAATGACCTCGCTCCGCTTACACCAGTGAGAGGCAACAGAGCCGTGGAATTGTGTAATTTTTTCCCGAAAGGGTCGAAGGCGAGAGTCTGACTTGAGCGAGTAGCTGAGGGCTGGCTACTGTGGCGGGCAGGGACGGCAGGCAAGGGCCGCCTGAACTCGGAGAGGGGTGAGTCAGGCGGCGCGTTTGAATGAGTTACTGTGCAGGCTTGGCGGAGGGCTTGGCCTTGGCCAGTTCCTTGGCCGCGTCAAGATGCTTCTGCAGGACCGGCAGGGCGGCGGTCGCATACGACTTGATCGCATCGCTCTGCGCCATAGTCGACTCCTTCTTGTACATCGCGATCGCCTTCTCATGTCCTGCGATCATGTCCTGGATGTACTTCTTGTCGAAAGCGGCGCCCTTTAGCTTCTGCATGGGGTCGATCATGGCCTTGTTATGGGTGGCATCGATCGCATCGGGCACATTGAGATTGGCCTGCTGCGCAATCGTCTTCAGCTGGTTGTAATCGCTGGTGTGGTCGGTCACGAGCGTCTGCGCAAAGTCCTTGACCGGCTGCGCGTCTCCGTTACTCGCCGCGAGCTGGCCCAGATTAGCTTCAACCATGTCCGTCTGGGCCGCCATCTCGATAAATTGTTGATCCCCGCCGGCCTTCTCGGCCTTCTTCTGCCCGAAAGCGGGCACTGCAAGCGCCAGACAACATACACACGTAAGCATGCGATTCATTCTGATTTTTCTCCCGATGTGAAGTGAGAAGCTGGGTTTCCACCGGGAGCTTGGATGCAGGATCGAAATAAACAGTGGCCAAGGAAAGTGTGATCAGGGTGATCAGATCCGGCCGGTCAGGGGATCAAGGTTCCATTTTGGGCAGGAACTCCGGGGGTCGGTTTTCTATTCCGTATTCCCTGCTTCTATTGGCCGCGCCCCTTCTCCGGCTCCGCCTTAGGCGCGAAGTACCCCTTGCGCACCTGGACATGCGTGCCTTCTCCGCAGCTCACTGCAACATGCCTGAAGCTGCCATCGAGCTTCGCGTTTGACGGCGTGTAGGTTCCCACGTACTGCGTGCGTAGTTCATCCTGAATCTGCTGGAAGGCCGCCTGGAGCTTCTTGCCGTTGTTGCCCACATTGATCAGGCGCCCGCCCGTCTCCTCTGACAGCTTCTTGGCTGCCGAGTAGCCCCCGTAGCCCATCTGGAAACCGCCGTAAAATCCCGTATCGGCGATGAGAATGACGTAGATGATCGCGTTGGAGCGCTGGGCCGCGGCAATGGCGTCCTGAATCTTGGTGCGGCTGCCCTGGTCCTCGCCGTCCGTAAGGATGATCATCGCTTTCCGGCCAGTCTCCTGGCTCAGCTTTTCATTGGCCGCAAGATAGATGGCGTCGTAAAGCAGCGTGCCCTTGGGCTGGCCTACGGTCGGCACGGTGCCGCCTCCCAGCCCGGGAATGCCGCTCGACCCGTTCCCGCCCGCCGTATTGATCTGGGCCTTGCGCATCGCTCGGGCAAGCTGGTGGGCGTTGTTGGTGTAATCCTGCAACAAGTCCACGTCCACGTCGAACGAAAGCAGGAACGCTTCGTCCTTCTTGCGCAGCACCTCGCTCAGGAACTCCGCGCCGGCGTCCTCTTCGAGCGGCAGAACATACTCCTGGCTACCGGAGGTGTCCAGCATGATGCCCAGCGTCAGCGGCAGGTCGGTCTCTGCCGTGAAGTTACGCCACTTCTGCGGCGCCTTGTCTTCCTCCACGGTGCAGTTGTCCTTGTTAAGGTGCGGAACGAGCTGGCCCGACTTGTCCTTCACAGTAAAGAACAGGTCCACAAGGCTGCTCTCAAGCTTGAAAGTAGCGACAGGCTGGTCGTCTTCCGGCTGGGCGGGAGCATGGCTCACCGGGGGAGCATCGGGCGACGGAGCAAGCTGCGCCCACGCCCCGGCACCGGCAACAGGAAGGAACAACACGAAAGAGGCCAGACTGCGGAAATGCATGTCACACCATTAGACGCCGTTTCCAGTGTTGAAGAGAGCATAGTACGAAACAGTGTGAAGGGAATAGGGATTAGGGAGTAGGGAGTAGAAGGCAAGACAATCGATTTCCTTCGGCCGGGTTGTTCAAGTTCAGCCGCCGATCCCTCACGCGGCAGTCCTATTCCCTATTCCCTATTCCCTACTCCCTGCCTTTAAGGCAAACAAGTGCCCTCCCGGCGCGTCTGATAATCTGACGGATGAAACGCCCTTGACTTGACGACGTGATGAGCACAGAGTCGTGTAGTGTCGTCAGGGCTTTGCGCCAGCCTTTTTGTGGCGATTGACGGAGGAAAGACTACCGGTGAAGTTTGAGATCAAAGCAGCGGCGCTGAGTGCATTTCTGGGTGTAAGCCTGATTCCGGCGGGAGTGAGCCAGCAGCAACAGCAGCCTGCGCCGGCCTCTGTTCCCGATGCGCCCGCTCCCCAGGCCCCTGTACCGCTGACCGACGCCGCGGCCGGACCGATTCGCCCCGGCGGTGGAGCGGGAACCGAGTCGACCAGTATGACCTCGGGAACCGACAGCGAAGGCAACATCCAGCAGCAGCCCACCGCTCCCACTCAGCCAGCGGCCCAGCAGGAGCCGCAGGGTCCGCCCCCCAAGATCTCCGAGGGCGCCGACGCGGCCAAGGACTACGGCCAAATCATCCGGATTTACTCGAACTTCGTTCAGGTACCGGTCACCGTGAAGGACCCCAAGGGCAAGCTGGTCGCCGGCCTCACCTGGCGCGATTTCAAGGTTTACGAGAACAACAACTTTATGCCGCTGCGGTTCTTCTCCGTATCGGCGTTCCCCCTGTCCATTGCTTATGTCGTGGACCAGAGCCTGCCGCGCGACCAGATGGCGCAGGTCAATCAGTCCCTCGGCGCGGTGCAAGGCGGTCTGACGCCCTTCGATGAAATATCGGTATTCTCCTACGCGAACGGGCCCCACAATCTGTCGAACGGATTTACCGGCGCACAGAGCTCACGCACCCCGTTCGTCCTCGAAGCCGCCAAGGCTTCGGGAACCGAGCAGTTGAACGCGGTCGTCAGCGGACCTCTGGCGGGCTGCCCCATTCGCGTGAACGGCAATTGCGCCGACCCGAACATCCAACCGGGCCGCTCGACGGGCAACGATACTTTCATCACCCTGCCCAAGGAAATCCACACCCTCAATGACGCCATCCTGGCCGCCGCCAAGGAGCTCTCGACCCGGCCCAAGGAACGGCGCCGCGTGCTCTACGTGATCTCCGACGGAAAAGAGTACGGCAGCAAGGCCACCTACAAGGAAGTGCTCAAGTATCTCCAGACCAACAACATCGCGGTTTACGGCACGCTGGTGGGCGATGCGGCGCGCTTTGGCCTGGGCCGTCTGAGCCGGTTCCACCTGCCCTTCACCATGTATGACAACCTGCTGGTGAAGTACACGCTGGCGACGGGTGGCACGCTCGACTCCGAGAACGGCGTAAACAACATCGAATCCAGCTACGCAGCGCTGGCCTCGGAAGCCCGCAACCAGTACACGCTGGGCTACTACAGCCACGAGCCCCTCATCGACGGCAAGTACCGCAGGATCGATGTCCGCGTGAACCGGCCCGGCCTTGAGGTCTCCGCCAAGACCGGATACTGGCCCTCTGGTCAGGATCAGAAGTAAGAAATCAAAAACAGCAAAACAAAAGCCCCGCGATCAAGCGGGGCTTTTGTTTCAGGGCCGGCAGTCTTCAATGTTCTGGATGCCTCTGTCCCTTTGTCCCTGTCTCTCACCGTCCCTGTTTACGAGCAAAACAAAGGGCCTGCGCATCACGCAGGCCCTTCCCTGTGACTGAAACTATAGTTGGGAGCGCCCGCTCTGGACCGCTCCGCGAGCAGCTTACTTCTGCTCGGTCTGATTCGGAGCAGGCGGCGGGTTCACCGCGGCGCTCTGCTGAGTGGTCGAGGGCTGATCAGTGCCCGTCTTCAGGCCTTCCTTGAATCCCTTCAAGCCTTCGCCCAGGCCCTTGCCCAGTTCGGGGAGCCGCTTCGCGCCGAACAGCACGAGCAACACAACTGCAATGACTAACAAGTGAGTAGGCTGAAAGAGATCGCCCATGTTGATCCATCCTCCGCAAGCCGCAATTCAGCCGCTTGCCCTTTGTCATCTTTTATTGTCGCACAAGGACGGCTTCAGCGGGATGTGAGCTAGCTCACTCGTGAAGAGGACAGGGAGTAGGGAATAGGCAGTAGGGAGTAGGCTCCGAAAATTGATCGGCTCAAAGCAGGGCTCACGCTGCATCTCAGGACGCGAAATCCCGGTTGGAAGCGTCAGCCCGCTACTCCCTATTCCCTACTTCCTACTCCCTGCCTCTAGTTCACCTGCGCCGGGCGCCCCAACCGCTCCGTCACCATCGCATAAAAGCTGCGCAGGTCCTCTTCTTCCCCAATGGTGAGACGCCGATATACCTTCATCAGCGGAAACAGCCGCGACCCGCGCACGTCCACAGCCGGAACCGCCACCGTGCCGCCCGGATACTGCGTCATCTCCCACCCGCCCGCATAACGCTGCCGGATGATCTCGCCCAGGTAGCTGCCCCACAGGCGAACCTCGTAGTCGACGTCGTGGTCTGGCGTCTCGCTCACCAGCACCAGGATCTCGTCTAGCACGTCAATAGAAGCCGGGGTGAAATCGAGAGCAAGGCGATAATCATCGCGCGCCGCCTCGACAGCGCCCTTCGCATAGCCCTCCATCATGGCAGCCAGGTCGGGGAACGGGGTTGATTCCAGGCGTTTGCGCAGCTCGTCGCTCATGTGTACTCAGTGAGTATAGGGCCCCTGCCCGTTGTAACAAAGTCGGGCTGTAGTGAATCAAACAATACAATCGAGGTATTGGAGGCTTGTCGAAGTGAGGTTTCCCCGATGGATTTTCGCGGCCGTAATGTTGATGGCTGCAGCAACAGCGCGGCCTTCAACACGCACCATCTATCCAGACCCTGCGCAGGCGCACGCAGACATCGCCGCGGCGCTCAAGACCGCGGCCGCCACGCACAAGCACGTGCTGCTCGATTTCGGCGGCAACTGGTGCGGTGACTGCATTGTGCTCGACATGTACTTCCACAACCAGCAGAACCGTCCCCTGCTCGACGCCAACTACGTCGTGGTGCACATCAATGTCGGCCATCTCGATGAGAACCTCGACATCGCCCGGCGTTACCAGGTTCCTGTCGAACACGGCGTTCCCGAGGTCGCCGTGCTGAGCGAAACCGGCAAGCTGCTCTACAGCTCCAGAACCAAGGAACTCGAACTGGCCGTACAGCGATCCGACGAGTCCGCCGTCACCCGCTTCCTGATCCAGTGGAAGCCATCGAAGCAAGGCTGCTCCATGATGGCAACCAACTGCTGAAGAACAGGGTTTAGGGATTAGGTTATTAGGGATTAGAAAAGCAACGGCTCCAGTCCTCGACGGGCTGGAGCCGTTGCTTTAGAAAAAGACTAGCTCGGCAGTTCAGCTTTCTCGCGCGCCAGCACCGGCTCACACTCAGGCGCCGCAATCTCAGCCTGCACCTTCGGCACCTCGCTAGCCGGCACCAGGTGCTTCGTATTCCAGTAGGTGTACTGGATGCGGTGCACCACCGTGATCGTCGACAGAACCGCCAGCACCCACAGCACCGGAGCCATCACGCCCGCCCACTCGAACAGCGCGCCCAGAATGATCAGCACGATGCGTTCCGGCCGCTCCATGAAGCCTACCTTGCACGAACCGATCAGCGCCTCGGCGCGTGCACGCGTGTAGCTCACCATCAGCGACGTCACCATCACGAACGCCGTCAGCACCACGTAGCGCAGATGATTCGAGCGCGCGTAGTACACCAGGATCCCGAAGAACAGCACCACATCCGAGTAGCGATCGATCACCGAATCAAAGAACGCGCCGAAGACAGTCACCTGGTTGGTGCGGCGCGCCACGCGGCCGTCGACCATATCAAACAGGCCTGCTCCGATAATCACCAGCCCGCCATAGAAGAAGTAGCGGCCCGCATTCACGGCACTGGCGTGCCCAAAGAAGAACGCGGCAACAATGTTGATGACCAGTCCGATGAAGGTAAGAACATTAGGCGAGATGCGGGTGAGCGCCAGGCCGTGAACAATCTTGTTTAACAGCCAGCCACATGCGGCGCCAAACCCACCAGTCCAGGTCATTGCTTTTGCTTCCGTTCCTCTCTACTGCTTCAGCCGAATACAGCCCGGCCGAACGAGCTACTGCTGCGCGGCCTCAGCGCTTTGTTCTTCGCCGGCCTCGTCGTGAATGGTCGTGAGCTTCAGGATCTCAAGTTCGCGCTTGCCATTGGGCGTGACGATCGTCGCAACATCGCCCACACGCTTGCCCACAATGCCGCGTCCGATCGGAGACGTCGTCGAGATCAGTCCCTTCGACACATCCGATTCCTCGCTGGTCACCAAACGGTACTCGATCTCCTCGTCCTTCTGCGTATCGAAAACCACAACCGTGGATCCGAAGCCGGCGCGGTCGCGCGGAATGTTCGCCAGGTTCACGAGCGAGAGCTCAGCCATCCTGCGCTTGAGCTGGCCCAGGCGCGCGTTGACAAACTCCTGGCGCTGCTTGGCCATGTGGTACTCGGCGTTCTCTGACAGGTCGCCCATCGCGACGGCTTTCTTGATCTCGGCCGGCAGTTCGTGGGCGAGCTCATGCTCAAGCTCCGCGATTTGTTTCTGAAGCTGATTTTTGATGTGATCGGGCATTCGGTGTCCGTAAACGAGCGGATTCGCTCCGGCCGCGAGGGGTCCAAAGCTTGAAATTTCATTATACGCAGCGTGGCCTTTGCGCCGGCCAAAGCTTTGATGGTGCAAAAAGCCGCCGCGATGCCAACCCCTGCAGACACAAACAAT from the Occallatibacter riparius genome contains:
- a CDS encoding thioredoxin family protein, whose product is MRFPRWIFAAVMLMAAATARPSTRTIYPDPAQAHADIAAALKTAAATHKHVLLDFGGNWCGDCIVLDMYFHNQQNRPLLDANYVVVHINVGHLDENLDIARRYQVPVEHGVPEVAVLSETGKLLYSSRTKELELAVQRSDESAVTRFLIQWKPSKQGCSMMATNC
- a CDS encoding PhzF family phenazine biosynthesis protein, encoding MSAVLEYYIADVFSSEAFAGNPLAVVMNTAGLSTEQMQTIAKEFNLSETTFVERRAAEVEAGEGVRVRIFTTEEELPFAGHPTLGTASVLKLSAPETVRDETVKLAENVGPIPVRFSGDGLYGEMTQRDPEFGAELDRGEVAGLCGLGIDDLDARATPQVVSTGTAFAIVLLRSVEALRRLRVNQNRATAWLRARGARWFYVMAPEGDEAQGEGASFRSRMQFYGGEDPATGSAAGCAISYLVGKGIVRPDEKVLVRQGMEIGRPSELFLTAHGSGVRVTDVRVAGSTIVVAKGQLFLP
- a CDS encoding response regulator → MRPKKIILCVDDNEQELSVLKFMLSTNGYRVVSANNAHDAIAVFSEMPVDLVLTDFLMPQMNGDQLVKRLKHIASHIPMILLGDPAKMGDSLHGADLLLAKKNCTAHDLLDRIKVMSARKRGPRKGSTRIVHQQLAVAS
- a CDS encoding DUF4142 domain-containing protein, encoding MNRMLTCVCCLALAVPAFGQKKAEKAGGDQQFIEMAAQTDMVEANLGQLAASNGDAQPVKDFAQTLVTDHTSDYNQLKTIAQQANLNVPDAIDATHNKAMIDPMQKLKGAAFDKKYIQDMIAGHEKAIAMYKKESTMAQSDAIKSYATAALPVLQKHLDAAKELAKAKPSAKPAQ
- a CDS encoding CDP-alcohol phosphatidyltransferase family protein; the protein is MTWTGGFGAACGWLLNKIVHGLALTRISPNVLTFIGLVINIVAAFFFGHASAVNAGRYFFYGGLVIIGAGLFDMVDGRVARRTNQVTVFGAFFDSVIDRYSDVVLFFGILVYYARSNHLRYVVLTAFVMVTSLMVSYTRARAEALIGSCKVGFMERPERIVLIILGALFEWAGVMAPVLWVLAVLSTITVVHRIQYTYWNTKHLVPASEVPKVQAEIAAPECEPVLAREKAELPS
- a CDS encoding VWA domain-containing protein, with translation MHFRSLASFVLFLPVAGAGAWAQLAPSPDAPPVSHAPAQPEDDQPVATFKLESSLVDLFFTVKDKSGQLVPHLNKDNCTVEEDKAPQKWRNFTAETDLPLTLGIMLDTSGSQEYVLPLEEDAGAEFLSEVLRKKDEAFLLSFDVDVDLLQDYTNNAHQLARAMRKAQINTAGGNGSSGIPGLGGGTVPTVGQPKGTLLYDAIYLAANEKLSQETGRKAMIILTDGEDQGSRTKIQDAIAAAQRSNAIIYVILIADTGFYGGFQMGYGGYSAAKKLSEETGGRLINVGNNGKKLQAAFQQIQDELRTQYVGTYTPSNAKLDGSFRHVAVSCGEGTHVQVRKGYFAPKAEPEKGRGQ
- a CDS encoding GreA/GreB family elongation factor, which translates into the protein MPDHIKNQLQKQIAELEHELAHELPAEIKKAVAMGDLSENAEYHMAKQRQEFVNARLGQLKRRMAELSLVNLANIPRDRAGFGSTVVVFDTQKDEEIEYRLVTSEESDVSKGLISTTSPIGRGIVGKRVGDVATIVTPNGKRELEILKLTTIHDEAGEEQSAEAAQQ
- a CDS encoding VWA domain-containing protein, translated to MKFEIKAAALSAFLGVSLIPAGVSQQQQQPAPASVPDAPAPQAPVPLTDAAAGPIRPGGGAGTESTSMTSGTDSEGNIQQQPTAPTQPAAQQEPQGPPPKISEGADAAKDYGQIIRIYSNFVQVPVTVKDPKGKLVAGLTWRDFKVYENNNFMPLRFFSVSAFPLSIAYVVDQSLPRDQMAQVNQSLGAVQGGLTPFDEISVFSYANGPHNLSNGFTGAQSSRTPFVLEAAKASGTEQLNAVVSGPLAGCPIRVNGNCADPNIQPGRSTGNDTFITLPKEIHTLNDAILAAAKELSTRPKERRRVLYVISDGKEYGSKATYKEVLKYLQTNNIAVYGTLVGDAARFGLGRLSRFHLPFTMYDNLLVKYTLATGGTLDSENGVNNIESSYAALASEARNQYTLGYYSHEPLIDGKYRRIDVRVNRPGLEVSAKTGYWPSGQDQK
- the tatA gene encoding twin-arginine translocase TatA/TatE family subunit; the encoded protein is MGDLFQPTHLLVIAVVLLVLFGAKRLPELGKGLGEGLKGFKEGLKTGTDQPSTTQQSAAVNPPPAPNQTEQK